Proteins found in one Aspergillus chevalieri M1 DNA, chromosome 2, nearly complete sequence genomic segment:
- the NST1 gene encoding putative stress response protein Nst1 (COG:S;~EggNog:ENOG410PKGG;~InterPro:IPR025279;~PFAM:PF13945), whose protein sequence is MPVKAGSTAKATQNSVTPPHAPKPPPSDPTMPDRPSMRPTNGDAHALKDNQTPKPMAPSVNRKKQKRRQKQAARLAAENNPQNGYASTDVTDHAGPEDHPYDEPDLDEVEPQHSTNGDVYSDDDQVSIDAYHGTPNHVHQAVPGRKSKKRKGKKGSPGSRILADGSSTPRSTPSVSMSHAFPPPLPPHFGPRAILKSAKERSIWNTSTQEERENIKTFWLELGEEERRQLVKVEKDAVLKKMKEQQKHSCSCTVCGRKRTAIEEELEVLYDAYYEELEQYANNNQGSFEKNSPIVPPPRLYHPPLRSPGQHTRTHGQFHPSRGRVHELPEEEEEDLEEEEYDEEDEDDEPYSDEEEEDEDLEDEDTRAARADFFAFGNSLTVKDGILTVADDLLKNDGKHFIDMMEQLAERRMQREEDTQYGIAAAHQSLHGGHNHDPLDEEDYDDEEDEDYDSQEEEDYEEDEMDAMTEEQRMEEGRRMFQIFAARMFEQRVLTAYREKVAEQRQQKLIEELLEEENRNEQRSAKKAREAEKKKEKKRLQRQAKEEEKARREAEKAAEEAAAKAAQEKKQEEQRRKREEQRKKREAERKAQEEERVRKEAEKQRRLREERERQAEAEKKHREEKKRREDARRKEQEEREAREKGTTCEEELRKKQQEPILPSVPIPYNLPHPQGPSPHSQIATPVVPKAPTPARVRQPSRQGSHASSPRSQAASAEHSQFSVSPRSMPPSGTPSTTSRQGFTQYPMLHTPQPSTPLSPLGSTTRAHPPGLFGINGLPSHPPPGLSGMPPRPPMGPELPAYPPHTGSLMSPLRGFPAPNGIPVPPGINGVRPMPPGRGFPLDPGHGLPFHGQQPMTNAFSPHQNGLSQVHSRQPSNSFERSPLNTQAQPLPISRPSPIKRPSSTAPQDQQQANRRTPAQQDVEELSTHLGSSALLDDTDAPLPSSLSQSLPGATVPGPFREPTRASFAAPSYFADPLASKPPSFSLNHSGVGSNTWGPPPLPFGTSPFPGSTAWGTGPGSGWSNNAFGATSFHRPHTSRPVTIRLLVIQACKQLNTIIPSKDASSYHDVHLVLRQIEQLKPPSEPAISLKEMLDICDTEGNPQNGGGSFSIRDGENGQFVKFESDTNSAASGHRGSIVPGEIGSPITNSSVPAFGGVGGSSALRQFTSPQAGF, encoded by the exons ATGCCTGTTAAGGCTGGTTCAACAGCTAAAGCAACACAGAACTCCGTGACCCCTCCGCACGCCCCCAAACCCCCTCCGTCAGATCCCACCATGCCTGACCGACCTTCAATGCGTCCTACCAACGGTGACGCGCATGCGCTCAAAGATAACCAGACTCCAAAGCCGATGGCTCCAAGCGTGAACCGCAAGAAGCAGAAAAGAAGGCAAAAACAAGCTGCTCGCTTGGCCGCGGAGAATAATCCTCAGAACGGATATGCATCGACAGATGTCACCGACCACGCAGGACCGGAAGACCACCCCTACGATGAGCCCGATCTGGATGAAGTTGAACCACAGCATTCTACCAACGGCGACGTGTATTCCGATGATGATCAAGTTTCTATTGATGCGTATCACGGGACACCTAATCATGTTCACCAAGCGGTACCGGGCAGGAAAtccaaaaagagaaagggtAAAAAAGGCAGTCCTGGTTCTCGGATTCTTGCAGATGGTAGCTCTACTCCTCGATCTACCCCATCCGTTTCCATGTCGCACGCCTTTCCTCCCCCTCTTCCCCCGCATTTCGGACCCCGCGCGATTTTAAAATCTGCCAAAGAACGCAGTATCTGGAATACTTCGACGCAAGAAGAGCGAGAAAACATTAAAACTTTCTGGCTTGAATTAGGCGAGGAGGAACGACGACAATTGGTCAAGGTGGAGAAGGATGCGGtcttgaagaagatgaaggagcAGCAGAAACACTCGTGTAGCTGTACTGTGTGTGGGCGAAAGCGGACGGCCATCGAAGAAGAGCTCGAGGTACTCTACGATGCGTACTACGAAGAGCTCGAACAGTACGCCAATAATAACCAAGGTTCCTTCGAGAAGAACTCGCCGATTGTTCCCCCTCCTCGTTTATATCATCCACCATTACGATCCCCTGGCCAACATACCCGTACGCATGGCCAATTCCATCCCTCACGGGGTCGCGTCCATGAATTgccagaagaggaagaagaagatttggaagaagaggagtacgacgaagaggacgaggacgacgaacCATACagcgatgaagaggaggaagacgaggatctcgaggacgaggacACCCGAGCTGCCCGCGCGGATTTCTTTGCCTTTGGAAACAGCCTAACGGTAAAAG ATGGGATCCTTACAGTCGCGGACGACTTATTAAAAAATGATGGGAAACATTTCATCGACATGATGGAACAGCTAGCCGAACGTCGAATGCAGCGGGAGGAAGATACCCAGTACGGCATCGCCGCAGCACATCAATCTCTGCATGGCGGCCACAACCACGATCCTCTCGACGAAGAAGACTATGAcgacgaagaggatgaagactaCGATAgtcaggaggaagaagattatgaggaagatgaaatG GACGCCATGACCGAAGAGCAACGCATGGAGGAAGGAAGACGAATGTTCCAAATCTTTGCAGCCCGAATGTTTGAACAACGCGTCTTAACAGCTTACCGGGAGAAGGTTGCCGAGCAGCGACAACAAAAGCTCATCGAGGAGCTGTTGGAAGAGGAGAACCGGAACGAACAGCGGTCCGCCAAGAAAGCTCGAGAAGctgaaaagaagaaggagaaaaagcgACTTCAGAGGCAGGCtaaggaggaagaaaaggcgCGACGCGAGGCGGAGAAGGCTGCAGAGGAAGCTGCAGCGAAGGCCGCGCAGGAGAAGAAACAGGAAGAGCAACGGCGCAAACGTGAAGAGCAGCGGAAGAAACGGGAAGCCGAGCGGAaagcccaagaagaagagcgtGTACGCAAAGAAGCCGAGAAGCAACGACGCCTCCGCGAAGAGAGAGAACGGCAGGCGGAAGCCGAGAAAAAGCATCGCGAGGAAAAGAAGCGACGTGAGGATGCCCGGCGAAAGGAACAAGAGGAACGCGAAGCTCGAGAGAAGGGAACCACCTGCGAGGAAGAGTTGCGAAAGAAGCAGCAAGAACCGATCCTCCCAAGTGTCCCTATTCCGTACAACCTGCCACATCCCCAGGGGCCATCGCCGCACTCTCAAATCGCTACGCCCGTGGTTCCCAAGGCACCTACGCCTGCCAGGGTCCGTCAACCATCTCGCCAGGGCTCGCACGCGTCGTCGCCACGATCACAGGCTGCCAGCGCAGAACATTCGCAATTCTCCGTCTCTCCGCGATCTATGCCTCCATCTGGAACCCCGAGCACAACGTCCAGACAAGGATTTACACAGTATCCGATGCTACACACCCCCCAACCGTCTACGCCGTTATCGCCTCTTGGTTCCACAACTAGAGCCCATCCGCCGGGATTATTCGGCATCAACGGTTTGCCATCTCACCCTCCCCCTGGTCTATCAGGCATGCCTCCTCGGCCGCCAATGGGCCCAGAATTGCCTGCGTACCCGCCACACACTGGGTCTCTAATGAGCCCATTGCGCGGGTTTCCTGCACCAAATGGGATCCCGGTTCCTCCAGGGATTAATGGAGTCCGTCCGATGCCGCCTGGGCGAGGTTTCCCGCTCGATCCGGGGCAtggtcttcccttccatggCCAGCAGCCGATGACGAACGCATTCTCTCCGCATCAGAATGGATTGTCGCAGGTTCATTCTAGGCAGCCGTCTAACTCCTTTGAACGGTCTCCTCTAAATACCCAAGCCCAACCCCTCCCTATTTCCCGACCCAGTCCGATCAAACGTCCTTCCAGTACGGCTCCACAGGATCAGCAGCAAGCCAACAGGCGCACTCCCGCACAGCAAGATGTGGAAGAGTTAAGCACACATCTAGGCAGCAGTGCTCTTCTTGATGACACTGATGCGCCATTGCCCTCGAGTCTATCCCAGTCTCTCCCAGGTGCAACGGTACCGGGACCTTTCCGAGAGCCAACTCGTGCTAGCTTCGCGGCACCGTCATATTTCGCTGATCCTCTCG CGTCGAAACCTCCTAGTTTCTCATTGAACCATAGTGGAGTAGGGAGCAACACTTGGGGACCACCACCACTTCCCTTTGGTACCTCTCCATTCCCTGGGTCAACAGCATGGGGTACTGGACCTG GAAGCGGCTGGTCAAACAACGCTTTCGGGGCTACAAGTTTCCATCGCCCACACACGTCGCGGCCTGTTACAATCCGGTTACTGGTGATACAAGCCTGCAAGCAGCTTAACACCATTATTCCTTCTAAAGATGCAAGCAGCTACCATGATGTGCACCTTGTTCTCCGCCAGATCGAACAATTAAAACCGCCCAGCGAGCCTGCTATTTCCTTGAAGGAGATGCTCGACATCTGCGACACGGAAGGCAACCCGCAAAACGGCGGTGGTTCGTTTTCAATCCGCGACGGCGAGAATGGACAGTTCGTCAAATTCGAGTCGGATACTAACAGTGCTGCTTCAGGCCACAGAGGCAGCATTGTCCCCGGTGAAATCGGGAGTCCAATTACAAATAGCAGCGTACCTGCATTTGGCGGCGTTGGCGGCTCTTCTGCACTACGGCAGTTCACTTCTCCTCAAGCCGGCTTTTAA
- the VPS35 gene encoding vacuolar protein sorting-associated protein 35 (BUSCO:EOG09260T28;~COG:U;~EggNog:ENOG410PGCB;~InterPro:IPR005378,IPR042491,IPR016024;~PFAM:PF03635;~go_component: GO:0030906 - retromer, cargo-selective complex [Evidence IEA];~go_process: GO:0015031 - protein transport [Evidence IEA];~go_process: GO:0042147 - retrograde transport, endosome to Golgi [Evidence IEA]) — MASPISPPEDQTRLLEEALGVVRQQSQMMRKCLETPGKLMDALKCGSTLVSELRTPSLGPKQYYELYMAVFDALRHLSVYLKENHPVNHLADLYELVQYAGNIIPRLYLMITVGTVYMSVEDAPVKEIMKDMMEMSRGVQHPIRGLFLRYYLSGQARDHLPTGTGTGPEGNIQDSINFVLTNFVEMNKLWVRLQHQGPSREREKRMQERRELELLVGSNIVRLSQLVDLEGYKSGILQALLEQVVQCRDVLAQEYLLEVITKVFPDEFHLHTLDLLLSAIARLNPYVDLKKIVIGLMDRLSAFAARETESAADPDTRKQREEEAVEKLLEKLKISEASKDEAAESAEASAAQENGVEKFSTEIFENAERKPEGEEMTASTDGANPNIPSDVALYTIFYDQVVNLIQNRGLPIQDTMALLVSLVNLALNTYPDQLEYVDKILDFATQKTSEYTDHADLHSPPAQQNLLHLLLAPLRSYASIFTALALPHYLPLLTAQSYPTRRSVAGEIARSLLKNRTLIATTENLDRVLQALRVVIKEGTQQAMGYPSSQRRGGETDETIEEQGWLARLVHLIQSPDNDTQLKLLQATRKAYADGNERIRYTTPAIITSSIRLARKLKSREHYDDNWQSQSSALYRFMHQCVNNLYQRVNPGCADLSLRLFVMCGEVADQTGFEEFSYEFFAQAFTIYEDSISDSRAQFQAVCIIAGALHGTRGFSKENYDTLITKTALHGSKLLKKPDQCRAVYLASHLWWIVENPQREEDPQNLYRDGKRVLECLQRALRVADACMDTAVSVELFVEILNRYVYYFDQQNETVTTKYLNGLIELIHSNLQTNEDEPNPSLEGPKRHFQRTLDYIRSREYEGVVTEAKQ, encoded by the exons ATGGCCAGCCCGATATCTCCTCCAGAGGATCAGACTCGTCTCCTTGAGGAAGCATTGGGGGTGGTCCGCCAGCAGTCGCAAATGATGCGAAAGTGCCTCGAAACCCCCGGGAAACTCATGGATGCGCTCAAATGCGG GTCTACCTTAGTTTCTGAATTGCGGACACCCAGCCTAGGGCCCAAGCAATACTACGAACTGTACATGGCAGTTTTCGACGCATTGCGACACCTCTCCGTTTACCTGAAAGAGAACCATCCCGTTAACCACTTAGCCGATCTGTACGAGCTTGTTCAGTATGCAGGCAACATTATTCCGCGACTCTATCTCATGATTACAGTGGGCACGGTTTACATGTCCGTGGAAGATGCCCCGGTTAAGGAGATTATGAAAGATATGATGGAAATGAGCAGGGGCGTGCAGCATCCAATTCGCGGTCTGTTCTTGAGGTACTACCTGTCTGGTCAGGCTAGAGATCACTTGCCCACTGGGACTGGTACTGGACCGGAGGGTAATATTCAGGATTCGATCAACTTCGTCCTGACCAATTTCGTCGAAATGAACAAACTGTGGGTTAGGTTGCAGCACCAGGGTCCTTCGcgggaaagagaaaagcgaATGCAAGAGAGACGGGAGCTGGAGTTACTGGTGGGAAGCAACATTGTTAGACTCAGTCAGCTGGTAGACCTCGAGGGTTACAAGTCGGGTATACTGCAGGCATTGTTGGAACAGGTCGTTCAGTGCCGGGATGTTCTTGCGCAGGAGTATCTGCTTGAAG TGATCACCAAGGTGTTCCCCGACGAATTCCACCTCCATACTCTTGACCTCTTACTCTCTGCGATTGCTAGACTTAATCCCTACGTGGACTTGAAGAAGATTGTCATCGGGCTCATGGATCGGTTGTCGGCATTTGCGGCTCGAGAGACAGAGTCGGCTGCGGACCCGGACACGAGGAAacagagagaagaggaagctgTCGAGAAGCTTCTCGAGAAACTCAAGATTTCTGAAGCTTCCAAAGATGAAGCGGCTGAGAGCGCAGAAGCTAGCGCGGCCCAGGAGAACGGAGTCGAGAAGTTCTCAACTGAAATATTCGAAAATGCTGAAAGGAAGcctgaaggagaagagatGACAGCCAGCACTGATGGCGCAAACCCGAATATTCCTTCCGATGTCGCATTATACACCATTTTCTATGATCAGGTGGTCAATCTAATCCAGAACCGCGGCCTGCCTATTCAGGATACCATGGCATTACTGGTGTCATTGGTCAACCTAGCCTTGAATACCTACCCAGACCAATTAGAATATGTCGACAAGATCCTGGATTTTGCGACTCAAAAGACCTCCGAGTACACTGATCACGCTGACCTGCATTCTCCCCCGGCCCAACAAAACCTTCTGCATCTCCTCCTCGCTCCCCTTCGCTCCTATGCCTCCATCTTCACAGCCTTGGCCTTACCGCATTACCTTCCGCTCCTCACTGCTCAATCTTATCCTACCCGACGATCGGTTGCAGGTGAAATCGCTCGCAGCCTTCTCAAGAACCGAACTCTGATTGCGACGACGGAGAACTTGGACCGTGTTCTACAAGCCCTTAGGGTCGTGATTAAGGAGGGTACACAACAAGCCATGGGATATCCTAGTTCCcagcgacgaggaggagaaacTGACGAAACCATCGAGGAGCAAGGGTGGCTTGCGAGGTTGGTGCACCTGATCCAGTCTCCTGACAATGATACCCAACTCAAG CTCCTCCAAGCAACCCGTAAGGCCTATGCGGACGGCAACGAGCGAATCCGATACACGACACCCGCAATCATCACGTCTTCGATACGGCTGGCCCGCAAGCTGAAGTCCCGTGAACACTACGACGACAACTGGCAATCACAATCCTCAGCACTTTACCGGTTCATGCACCAGTGTGTCAACAACCTATACCAGCGCGTGAACCCCGGTTGCGCCGACCTGTCATTGCGCCTGTTCGTTATGTGCGGTGAAGTAGCCGACCAGACCGGTTTCGAGGAGTTCAGCTACGAGTTCTTTGCTCAGGCATTTACAATTTACGAAGATTCCATCAGCGACTCGCGTGCTCAATTCCAAGCCGTGTGTATCATTGCAGGTGCCTTGCATGGGACACGAGGTTTCTCTAAGGAGAATTATGACACACTCATCACCAAGACTGCGTTGCATGGCAGCAAACTGCTTAAGAAGCCCGACCAGTGTCGCGCGGTATATCTCGCAAGCCACCTCTGGTGGATTGTGGAGAACCCACAGAGGGAAGAAGATCCCCAGAAC CTCTACCGCGACGGCAAGCGCGTCCTCGAATGCCTCCAACGTGCTCTCCGCGTCGCAGACGCTTGCATGGACACCGCCGTCTCTGTTGAACTCTTCGTCGAGATCCTCAACCGCTACGTCTACTACTTTGACCAACAAAACGAAACCGTCACGACCAAGTACCTCAACGGCCTCATCGAGCTCATCCATTCTAACCTGCAGACAAACGAGGATGAGCCAAACCCCAGCCTCGAGGGCCCGAAGCGCCATTTCCAGCGGACGCTGGATTACATCCGGTCGAGGGAGTACGAGGGTGTTGTTACGGAGGCTAAGCAGTGA
- a CDS encoding uncharacterized protein (SECRETED:SignalP(1-22)), whose amino-acid sequence MHFSSTAAFFVLSSLGASYVLPFNHPQQANDNLMRRELPYAVVNVDGDDQTTSSSRSSSRSNNTSPAIQTVVETVTASSPPSPPVTVTVTTIASPTPIVSSFPCSGSSTPISSLGLPPLSRAGTLITVPSPSGTASSGQTSSGSLRNTVRATPTTYNP is encoded by the coding sequence ATGCACTTCTCTTCAACAGCTGCTTTCTTCGTACTCTCTTCTCTGGGTGCATCCTACGTGCTGCCTTTCAACCATCCACAGCAGGCCAACGACAATTTAATGCGACGAGAGCTGCCATATGCTGTGGTCAACGTCGACGGTGATGACCAGACCACTAGCAGCTCCAGATCAAGCAGCAGGAGCAACAATACGTCTccagccattcaaacagttGTTGAAACTGTGACTGCGTCCAGTCCTCCATCCCCACCAGTGACTGTCACGGTGACCACAATTGCCTCCCCTACTCCTATCGTTTCGTCATTTCCGTGCAGCGGTAGCAGTACCCCCATTTCCAGCTTGGGATTGCCTCCATTGAGCAGAGCTGGGACTTTGATTACCGTGCCTAGCCCTAGTGGCACGGCTTCGTCGGGCCAAACGAGCAGCGGCAGCTTGAGAAACACTGTTCGTGCAACACCAACCACATATAATCCTTGA
- a CDS encoding transcription factor TFIIIC subunit TFC6 (COG:K;~EggNog:ENOG410PKZ5;~InterPro:IPR036322;~go_function: GO:0005515 - protein binding [Evidence IEA]), with the protein MARARRSARSTGGKTKYTTDPFEIAGLSGDSDTGEAGETSAFKVPDEDSEEEFRHASNDEDAEEEEENEEVEAEDDDEPEYAEGESMDIDRPTSTPRGRGRNIQKAKKVTAVSQSDTRKKQPAWTKPDETRSRGILNTSDHVGKSVHLQFTFGTDERDLLAILHARERWAKGIDSGFPSRASLNAVQTAPAYTYGPTYGADPKDVQKESTRGWDWYYDGDVGEKFRKRQWLARIEEDEGRRYMPRSKPGKHTVLMGPADGQKKFSLGQFESYNFGDAWDSAGGKKKREGWMLNMGQKIQCMAWAPNQNGLVQYLAIVTFITEEQKSHYPDPLADKAAPAFRPSAPYPSALHIWAFKAKQDDSLTKTLDMEFKPRLRLALCTDWGDLRRISWCPFPRTTRAEDDEDVLKNVGLLAGVWGDGYVRVLDIKTNKDPNTTEFHKVLSPAFIVKPPSTMCTCVAWLSPTDIAVGCANGFVAVWSILSSQDSSSNHPLPYFYQQIHSTYILNISPAYPAHPHVFGTTSMDGETRLTSLLDPQKDVTETNRMRMGSPHITFSPFLQSFVSSDENDFARLITLRRFFATTSIARLPSSVSALAPCSPCHPSLLFGCSGGAVVVTNPLRRLMHSKQKQWQQTWFVHDWVQGPEKESSGVSRFQDGFRAESVSLLRSMAGDWKMVNGTMVITIYEEETNVTSVAWNPNQVCAGWASAGMGCGLLRVEDVALS; encoded by the exons ATGGCCCGTGCGCGCAGGTCAGCTCGCTCTACGGGAGGCAAGACTAAATATACTACCGATCCATTTGAAATCGCCGGCCTCAGCGGCGACTCAGATACCGGAGAGGCAGGTGAGACGTCAGCATTCAAAGTGCCAGACGAAGATTCAGAGGAAGAGTTTCGACATGCAtcgaatgatgaagatgcagaagaagaggaggagaacGAGGAGGTAGAGGCcgaagatgacgatgagcCCGAGTATGCTGAAGGAGAATCCATGGACATCGATAGGCCTACTTCAACCCCAAGAGGCAGAGGGAGGAACATTCAAAAGGCGAAAAAAGTGACGGCCGTATCCCAGTCAGATACTAGGAAGAAACAACCAGCTTGGACTAAACCGGACGAGACGCGTTCCCGGGGCATTCTGAACACGTCCGATCACGTTGGAAAGTCAGTTCACCTCCAGTTCACGTTTGGAACAGACGAGCGCGACTTGTTAGCTATTTTGCATGCGAGGGAGCGGTGGGCGAAAGGGATCGACTCAGGATTTCCCAGTCGTGCATCGTTGAATGCAGTCCAAACAGCACCAGCTTACACTTACGGACCGACATATGGGGCTGATCCTAAAGATGTGCAGAAGGAGAGCACTCGTGGCTGGGATTGGTACTACGATGGAGATGTCGGGGAGAAGTTCAGGAAACGACAATGGCTAGCTAGGatcgaagaagatgaaggccGTCGCTATATGCCCCGATCCAAACCCGGAAAGCATACTGTGCTCATGGGTCCGGCTGATGGGCAGAAGAAGTTTTCATTGGGACAGTTTGAATCGTACAATTTTGGAGATGCATGGGATTCTGCAGGAGGAAAAAAGAAGCGAGAAGGATGGATGTTGAACATGGGCCAAAAGATCCAATGCATGGCTTGGGCGCCGAATCAGAATGGGCTCGTCCAATATCTGGCCATCGTCACATTCATCACCGAAGAACAAAAGAGTCATTACCCTGATCCGTTAGCAGATAAAGCGGCACCGGCCTTTCGGCCTTCAGCACCATATCCGAGTGCATTGCATATCTGGGCTTTCAAGGCCAAGCAAGACGACTCACTGACGAAAACGCTTGATATGGAATTCAAGCCACGGTTACGGTTGGCTTTATGCACCGACTGGGGGGACCTCCGGCGTATATCTTGGTGTCCGTTTCCTCGCACTACGCGAGcggaagacgatgaagatgtctTGAAGAATGTTGGGCTTCTGGCAGGTGTATGGGGAGACGGATATGTGAGGGTCCTTGATATCAAAACTAACAAAGACCCTAATACTACGGAGTTCC ACAAAGTCCTTTCTCCTGCCTTTATAGTCAAACCACCCTCGACAATGTGTACGTGTGTGGCGTGGCTCTCCCCAACTGATATCGCTGTTGGATGCGCCAACGGGTTCGTTGCAGTTTGGAGCATTCTGTCCTCGCAAGACTCATCGTCAAACCACCCTCTTCCGTATTTCTACCAACAAATCCACTCGACATACATCCTCAACATCTCCCCCGCCTATCCCGCGCACCCACACGTCTTCGGCACCACCTCAATGGACGGCGAGACCCGCCTAACATCGCTCCTCGACCCCCAGAAAGACGTGACCGAAACAAACCGCATGCGAATGGGCTCGCCTCATATCACTTTCTCCCCCTTTCTCCAGTCCTTTGTTTCCAGCGACGAGAACGACTTTGCCAGGCTCATCACACTCCGACGATTCTTCGCGACTACCTCCATCGCACGGCTCCCCAGCTCCGTGTCTGCTCTGGCGCCATGCAGCCCCTGCCATCCCAGTCTGCTCTTCGGGTGTTCGGGGGGAGCAGTAGTCGTGACAAATCCGCTCAGGAGACTCATGCATTCCAAGCAAAAGCAGTGGCAGCAGACGTGGTTTGTGCATGATTGGGTCCAGGGTCCGGAGAAGGAGAGTTCGGGTGTTAGCCGCTTTCAGGATGGGTTCCGCGCGGAAAGTGTGAGTCTTTTGCGGAGTATGGCGGGGGATTGGAAGATGGTTAACGGGACTATGGTTATTACTATATATGAGGAGGAGACTAATGTCACTTCCGTGGCGTGGAATCCTAATCAGGTTTGTGCGGGATGGGCGAGCGCTGGGATGGGATGTGGGCTGCTTCGGGTTGAGGATGTTGCTTTGTCGTGA
- a CDS encoding uncharacterized protein (COG:S;~EggNog:ENOG410PKVD;~InterPro:IPR013744,IPR029058;~PFAM:PF08538), which yields MSNPSHQGILHQYAPRLTAFEYTSNTTKPNAILFVGGLTDGLGTVPYVAPLAKALEPTDWSLFHLLLSSSYGGWGVGSLDQDIEEIAQCVKFVQGRKPSGKVVVMGHSTGSQDVLHYLHSPNPVPQRPDEFQGRLKHLTRPELDGAILQAPMSDREGLEAQLKADEGTPMGNEARAAFDQLVAFARQQLYTTGDKQQKLDALLPMNLTAKAGFPADTPLSARRFMSLASPDSPEHPEEDDLFSSDLTDRRLRETFGVVAERGLLKTKMMFLYSGNDEYGAPWVDKAKLMQRWKEAANAGGVEKYDSEGSAVIPGASHNVRAEGQVELIARVTRYLTSL from the exons ATGTCGAACCCTTCGCATCAGGGCATCCTTCACCAATAT GCCCCCAGACTGACCGCATTCGAATACacctccaacaccaccaaaccAAACGCCATCCTCTTTGTTGGAGGCCTCACAGACGGTCTCGGCACCGTCCCCTACGTGGCCCCACTAGCAAAGGCCCTCGAACCAACCGACTGGTCCCTcttccacctcctcctctcctcctcttaCGGCGGCTGGGGCGTCGGCAGCCTGGACCAGGACATTGAAGAGATCGCACAATGCGTGAAATTCGTCCAGGGACGCAAGCCCTCCGGGAAAGTCGTGGTCATGGGCCATTCCACCGGAAGCCAGGATGTGCTTCACTACCTACACTCGCCCAATCCCGTCCCGCAACGCCCCGATGAATTCCAGGGACGATTGAAGCATCTCACCCGCCCGGAACTCGATGGTGCGATTCTCCAAGCACCCATGTCAGACCGCGAGGGCCTGGAGGCTCAGCTCAAGGCCGATGAGGGAACGCCAATGGGGAACGAGGCGCGGGCTGCGTTTGACCAGCTGGTTGCGTTCGCCAGGCAACAGCTGTACACCACGGGTGACAAGCAGCAGAAACTGGACGCTCTTCTGCCGATGAATCTTACGGCGAAGGCCGGGTTCCCTGCTGACACGCCTCTTAGCGCGCGGCGGTTCATGAGTCTGGCAAGTCCGGATAGTCCTGAGCATCCTGAGGAGGATGACTTGTTTAGTTCTGATTTGACGGATCGGCGATTGAGAGAGACGTTTGGGGTTGTTGCGGAGCGGGGACTgctgaagacgaagatgatgTTCTTGTACTCGGGTAATGATGAGTATGGGGCGCCGTGGGTGGATAAGGCCAAGTTGATGCAGAGGTGGAAGGAGGCTGCGAATGCTGGGGGTGTTGAGAAATATGATTCTGAGGGCAGTGCCGTGATTCCGGGTGCCAGTCACAATGTCAGGGCTGAAGGACAGGTTGAACTGATTGCTCGGGTGACTCGCTATTTGACTAGTCTTTGA